The sequence CCACGCTTGGTAATGGGAAGTTTGTGATGTTaaacatctgaaaaataaaaacctTTCTGTTTAATTTGTCTTCTGTGTTCCTCATTTTGAACCAGGGCTTCCACATTATCTGACCTCCCTTGAGGAGAACATGTCTCAttatcaccatggtaaatccacaacACAACTGTTGCAGGGTTGGctctttgaattttttcctcctagccactttttagccaagtggctgtcactttaaGCCATATTGAGTCGGCGCTAGCCATAAAACCTTTCTTTTTAGAGACTTCCAAATAatcgaacgattcgaggaacccgtgaccggagacgccatggcaacgaagcgagcgagAAACGAGCCGATAATGcatgcgtaaggcgaccagcagcgccaccaaaatcccTAGGGGCAACGGGTAgtactacaatgcagacgatagcaaccgtACCACGTGTaatagcgcggccgcccgcaaatatgataaagtttgactgactgacgatcgttccttggtgtgGAAGTGAATCTTTTTGATAGACtgatcaattttcgcacaatactctctcgccaaatcatgacaattcaaattgaattcgcaaaatttttagccagacattgttttacattcgccactcatCTGCTCATGTGCAGCATTCGCAAATGGCGAAAATGCGaacgggcgcgccaaccctgCAACTCACCATGGTAAAAAAGATGGAGCAGCCTAGCCCGAtgtagtctggttgtgactgtctcatctcgctcACAGTGCAGACAGTACTCACGATTGAGCGTCCTACcttgatctggtctggttgtgactgtctcatctcgctcACGTCGCAACCAAGGTCAATAGTTAAGAGAGTAACTGGCAATGATTTGCTCAGTGTGCGTCGCACTTGCGATCCATTGCTGCTAAAATATCGACCAGTGTACATTGTCTTTTAAAATTGTCGCAATGAATCACCCATCCACTTGACTTCATGGCACAGTTGTCTTcaatactccgcctctcgatatatcAAGGAGTAAAACAAGTCTGGTGTCAAGATGTCCACTCGATCCAGAAGAGTCCGTATCCGTATTTTTGAACACGAGGACAATCATTCGACTTTGTTTACCAAGCAAAATTTGTCACACTTAACTTCTTGGAATTGGTGATAATGAATGATAACTGCCATAATCATGATGTCATTACGGATATTGAGATAATGGGTCATTCAGGCACTTGATAGTCTTTGTGGTCTGATAGGCTCAGTTTTGCTGATTGTTGTTTCGTGCCGGTTTTCTAGCATAGACCATCACACTAAGATAAAGTGAGAAGACCAGAAGTGTGTCCGTTAGTATTACTGGGTTGTGACTGTATCCACTGGATTAGCAGCGCCAAGGAGTGTGGACGGAATGGACACGTCTTACCGAGATGGGGCTTTTCTGTCTGTTTGCGTGTGCGTAACAATCATCGTTCAAGCTGTCACTGGAGATAACATTGACTGCCAAGGTAGGTTCATCATTCCTTGCAACCGAACAATAGGGAGGGCCTCTTTTTCCAGGGAACATTAGCTACTATTACACCGGCTGTTCGCTAAGGAAATGTCATCATGGGTCATCTTGACGACATGCATAGTGTGAGAGAAATATTGTCTTAAGTCAATTTTGAAACCAGTTCTGTGCCGTCACAACCGTGGACTTTAACGTAATGCATCCTTGTCACAACCTTGATGGTAAAGACATCCGTTATTATACGACAATAGTGCAGTTTAGACTAATAACCTTGGACGTAAACGTATACACTTCGTTTCAACTCCATCGTACTAAACTGGAGAAAAACAAAGTCGATGATTAATATTTTGCCATTGCGTCCTCTTTAAGATGTTCAAGATGTTCAATGCCTGCATCCCAATGTCACGAATGGGGAGGCAAAACAACTGCCTGTCTCCATGGATATCCAATCAACTGTTGCGACACCATTCGGCGACTACGGTGACTATGGTCAAGCAGACGACACCGTCGGTGGTTCTGAGTCCGTATACGGAAATTATGACTACGACACGAACGGGAATGTTATTCCCAAATATCCTCAACATACCCGAATGACGGTACGCTGTAACCGTGGTTACATCTTCCGGGCGAACTTCACCGGGGTGATAACGTGTCAGAAATCGTCTGCTGCAGATTGTGGCATCGGGTGGAGTGAAGACACGTCGACACTGTGTTCTCCCGGTGAGTGCAAAGTCTCTACTATTCCGTACAATAGATTAATATGCTGTGtgtgagcccccccccccccccccagcttaCAAGGTTTTAAAAAAATACCGAATCAGCAACCTCAGCTTGAAGGCAGAACTTATCACAACAACCTGCACTCCGTCGAGTCAGCAGTGGTTACAAAATATGCATGATAGTTGATTATGGAGCAGACATGAGGAAGGCGTAGTCACAAACATGACGGTAACACTCACCAGACATTTTTCAcgacaaagtacatgtattctttttaTAGCTCTTTGCAACCCGAAAGCTCTGAAAAACGCTAAACTGACGGGTGGCATTTGCGATGACATGGATGACAACACGACGTTGACCGACCTCGTCCCCATGAACCAAACCGCCTGTCTCAGGTGCGAGGATGGATTCCGACTGAGTGATGTTACAGGGACTGAAGTCCCATCATTGGTGATCAGATGTAATGAGACAGGTCAATGGGATGCAACAGGAAAGTGCACCAATGCAATAGGTTTGTGTAGgctttttttgcaaaaatcaaCTTGGAGCCGTCACATCGTATTGACAACTTAATCGGCTCCTTTTGCTGTCGCGCATCTGGGTAAGTCACCCGTCATCAATCTCCTAATGGGAGGACTCGCTGCATTTGCTGCCTCTTACCAGAAGAGACCAAACGGAAGAGGGCAGAGTCAGTACACGGTGGAAGTATTACTAAGCAACCGTTAACAATGGCGAGGCTAGGAGATTACCATGTCAAGTGACATATTGCGGCACGAATTGGAATCGCCTGCTGAGgaccatcctcgaataccagagtcagtcgaaCGCTGCTCCCACGTTAGTGCCGAGAGTtacactgaagttcaggatgacaAAGGAATGAGACCCGCGCTACTTTTTCTAGATGATTTTCGAACCTTTCACCAATAATTGTCCCTGGCTTTCGGTCTCCGTATTTTGCGAAGCTTACGGAGGATTGTACTCCGCCTGTGCAACCGCATATCAatcgtggtgttgattcaaagtccttAAAGGTGTCCCGTACCAGAACTCAAcctgtttgtctttcttccTTTTCAGCATGTCCCAAACTGACAAAGCCGAGATACGGATTCATTCACTCCTTCAGTCGCCTGTCCCGCGTGGTGTTTGGCTGCGACGATAGGTTCATCATGGTGGGGAGCCCCAGTCTGGAGTGCGAACGAGGCAACTGGTCGGCACTGCCTCCTCTCTGCCGATTCAAGGGTGAGCATGTGAACCAACTCAAGAATCGGGAAATCTACTGATTCTGATGACATGGAGACTAAATAAGAGGTCGTTTTGCTGACGATTTTTGAGCGTCCTCCACCTACGCAAGGTGCGTTCAGGCGGATAATTCTTCAGCAAATCTTGGGCCCACGCTGAtgttcatcctgagattcagttcTTTTCTTCACTCCAACATCATAacggtttgaaatatcgagagaaCCACGAGGATGGTTAATGTTCAGCTTTTGGGGGTCAGGATCAACATTATTGGAACGATATCTTATCCtctatattacatgtatttgtcatcCCACCACACATTGCACTACCCCTATTTTCAGCCTCTTGCCTGACGAACACGCTCCCCAACGGGAACATCTCCGTCGACCCGAGCAAGATGGGCTCCGGGCCCTGGGTCAGAAACAGCACCAGCGCCACCTTTACTTGTGAGACAGGCTTCACCCATCTGACAGACAGAACATCTATTTTTTGCGTGAGGGGAGAATGGATGCCGAAACCAAGATGTGTCTTAGGTAAAACATCCTTTATTCCTCTTCGATTCCAACGTGGGGAATATCAGCCCGCTTTTTGAGCTTTCACTGATCTGATAGTGCGGCAGGTCGGACTAGCGGAGCCtcggttgcgaaacctctctattaggcaGAGATATCGGCGGTGTCgtaggtacatgtagttcgaaACCTCTTTGTGAGGCAAACAGAGTCGTACAGATGTGCCAAACTCACTAGAGGGCCAGGACGGCCGGACGGTATAGTCGCAGatattgctgaaacctctgaTCTAGTGTGACAAAACGGGGACGTAGATATGCTGAACCCAACTATGACTATTGTACGAAGACGAAGTCGTCGATATTGCTGAATCTCTCCGGTGTATCGATATTCCCTTTCTTCCAGACAAGCCGTTCGCCTGCCCAGTGTTCGGTGTCGTTGCTCACGGCACAGTCAGTCTGACGACCAGTCGCATCCTGCCAGGAACTGAGGCCAAGGTATCATGTGACTCCGGGTTCACACTCCAAGGCTCAGCCAACAGAACGTGCCAGGAGAATGGATCTTGGAGCGGGGAGAGTAGCTCATGTATTCAGATGAGTGAGTATCATATCCGGGGTAGAATGGTAGATGTGACAATCAACTCTTAGCCACCCCTCCCTGGTGGTCTTAGCCCAAGTCCAGTGGCCTTTAAGGAGCTTGTAAACACTGATGAAATGACAGGAATCACTGCCTGGAGAGTGTAGTAATGACGGGCGGTCCTTAGAGACGCCGCATCTAAATTTCATTTGCTCCAACAGAGTTTGGATCATCTAACTAATATGTGTGTCATCGAGTCACATTTAGATTTCATCCACAGCACAATGCAGTGCGCCACCTATCGTCAACAATGCATTCGCGCCAACGGCGGAAGCCTACATGGAGGGTGAAGTCATTCGATACAGGTGCTCTCCTGGCTACATGCTGATTGGCCAGAGTAGGATAACCTGCTCAAAAAGTGGATTATGGTCCGATGTTGACTTTCATTGTCGAAGTAAGTTCTTTCTAACGTCATCAAATTAAGAACTTGAGTTTCCTATAATCGGTTAAAGATGTATGCAACCTTTCACCGTTCCGGTTGTGTCAAACGCATCGGCTAAAAGCAACCTCCATACAATAATTTCGTCATCTGTCGAGTAGCGGCTCCTTTGCCATAACGGCAGATGAGTGTTGACCATTTCCTGGTTCatatatatatac comes from Lineus longissimus chromosome 15, tnLinLong1.2, whole genome shotgun sequence and encodes:
- the LOC135499739 gene encoding sushi, von Willebrand factor type A, EGF and pentraxin domain-containing protein 1-like isoform X2 encodes the protein MDTSYRDGAFLSVCVCVTIIVQAVTGDNIDCQDVQDVQCLHPNVTNGEAKQLPVSMDIQSTVATPFGDYGDYGQADDTVGGSESVYGNYDYDTNGNVIPKYPQHTRMTVRCNRGYIFRANFTGVITCQKSSAADCGIGWSEDTSTLCSPALCNPKALKNAKLTGGICDDMDDNTTLTDLVPMNQTACLRCEDGFRLSDVTGTEVPSLVIRCNETGQWDATGKCTNAIACPKLTKPRYGFIHSFSRLSRVVFGCDDRFIMVGSPSLECERGNWSALPPLCRFKASCLTNTLPNGNISVDPSKMGSGPWVRNSTSATFTCETGFTHLTDRTSIFCVRGEWMPKPRCVLDKPFACPVFGVVAHGTVSLTTSRILPGTEAKVSCDSGFTLQGSANRTCQENGSWSGESSSCIQMTQCSAPPIVNNAFAPTAEAYMEGEVIRYRCSPGYMLIGQSRITCSKSGLWSDVDFHCRTVSCGTPSSIRNTIREGNSFRFGDYVNYKCRPGFKMTSGILTSRVCQPNRRWTVIGMRCEEALCPALPHIPHGTLEHISGWSWKYRSIYRYVCDRGYKFSGADSVELTCGGNQGWDRSVPSCEIVKCPLLTPPAHGVLKPNGNADDGMEFGTGYAVGCDPGYKLKGKEPGEELLWLCQRDGTWSDEQAECQDRKIFRTRQEWATFLDDRKKDCCPLWREHYYKWDYRRCDLNRDIKWECITDTWRKDEVCYRSEITEDYGWMTSHEKDQTWYALLGVKVPKYGDQCCWNHPEKEPYECYEYPAEFL
- the LOC135499739 gene encoding sushi, von Willebrand factor type A, EGF and pentraxin domain-containing protein 1-like isoform X1, which translates into the protein MDTSYRDGAFLSVCVCVTIIVQAVTGDNIDCQDVQDVQCLHPNVTNGEAKQLPVSMDIQSTVATPFGDYGDYGQADDTVGGSESVYGNYDYDTNGNVIPKYPQHTRMTVRCNRGYIFRANFTGVITCQKSSAADCGIGWSEDTSTLCSPALCNPKALKNAKLTGGICDDMDDNTTLTDLVPMNQTACLRCEDGFRLSDVTGTEVPSLVIRCNETGQWDATGKCTNAIACPKLTKPRYGFIHSFSRLSRVVFGCDDRFIMVGSPSLECERGNWSALPPLCRFKASCLTNTLPNGNISVDPSKMGSGPWVRNSTSATFTCETGFTHLTDRTSIFCVRGEWMPKPRCVLDKPFACPVFGVVAHGTVSLTTSRILPGTEAKVSCDSGFTLQGSANRTCQENGSWSGESSSCIQMTQCSAPPIVNNAFAPTAEAYMEGEVIRYRCSPGYMLIGQSRITCSKSGLWSDVDFHCRTVSCGTPSSIRNTIREGNSFRFGDYVNYKCRPGFKMTSGILTSRVCQPNRRWTVIGMRCEEALCPALPHIPHGTLEHISGWSWKYRSIYRYVCDRGYKFSGADSVELTCGGNQGWDRSVPSCEIVKCPLLTPPAHGVLKPNGNADDGMEFGTGYAVGCDPGYKLKGKEPGEELLWLCQRDGTWSDEQAECQAMTCPGLTVPKHGKLTRRSGTGVTDAEFAYGSEYRISCFYGYKLRGTEPDGVIWKLCQNDGTWNNADDAFCEDRKIFRTRQEWATFLDDRKKDCCPLWREHYYKWDYRRCDLNRDIKWECITDTWRKDEVCYRSEITEDYGWMTSHEKDQTWYALLGVKVPKYGDQCCWNHPEKEPYECYEYPAEFL